TAGATAAGCCTGCTCCTTCAGCCTCTATTTTCATACTACTACCTAGGTTTTTTATTAGCAAAGATTTCATTAGTTTATGTTTTTTTCTATTCATTGTTCTAATTCTTCGGAAATGACGTTCCCAATGCCCTTCCTTCATAAACTTTTCCAAAATTATTTGTACCATTAAAGGTACTGTTGAAAATGATTTTGCATAATGATTATGATATAAGTCAAGTAAATGTTCAGGTAAAACCATATAACTAATTCGTAAAGATGCAGATAATGATTTTGAAAAAGTTCCTATATATACGACTCTACCAGATTTATCTAAGCCTTGTAAAGAAGGTATTGGCCTATTTACATAATTAAGTTCACTATCACAATCATCTTCTATGATTAATCCATCATTTTTTTCTGCCCATTCTAATAATTTATATCTATTTGATATGGGCATAGTTACACCAGTAGGATACTGATGAGATGGGGTTACATAAACTAATCTTGAATCTTGTTTTTCTAATTCATCTATTTTTATACCTTGTTTATCTATTGAAACTTTTTTTATTTCATATTTATGGGATTTAAAAGTATTTGCAGCCATAATATAACCTGGATTTTCTATAGACAAAGTATCATACTTTTCATCTAATAACTTTGCCAATAATTCCATAGAATTTGTAAATCCACAACCTATAATTATTTGGTGAGCATTACAGTTTACACCTCTTGCTTTATTAATATATTTTGCAATCTCTATTCGTAAATTTTCTTCTCCTTGTCCATTAGGATAAGCTCCCAAATCAGTTTTTTCATCAATATATTTATTAAATAACCGTTTCCAAACTTTTATAGGAAATGTATTTTTAGAAAGTCCAATAGGATTAAAATCATATATCCAAGTTTCTTTTTTTTCTTTTTTATTATCTAAATTTATTTTGGGCTTAAAAGTAGAAACATTTATATCTTCTACTAAATAGCCTTTTCTAGGATAACTTTCAATATACCCCTCAACTACAAGTTGGGAATATGCATTTTCCACAGTAGTTCTGCTTAAGTTATATATGGAACCTAATTTTCGTATAGATGGTAATTTATCACCTACTTTGTAGTTTTCAATAATATCTTTTTTTAGTTCTTCATATAATTGTATATGTAAAGGAGTTTTCATTGTTTGATTTATTATATACAAAATCTGTCCTTGAAATTATAAATAAATTGGCTATTGATAGAAGTCCAGTTTGAAGTTAGAATAGCACAACTTAAATTAATTTAATAATAAACTACAAAAGGATATAAAATGAAAATCAAATTACTACAAGTGATATTGATGTTTTTGGCATATAATTATATGGAGGCAGATAACACATTTGCAATAAATACAAAACAAATAGAAGAGATGAGAAAAACAAATATTTTATACGTAATCGGTGTTGATGAAAAAAGCAAATGGAATGATAAAAAAGTAAAAGTAAAAAACTTTCAATCAATAGAAAAAGGATTGCTTAAATTTAAAGTTTCAGAACTAGATTTTACTACTTACAAAAAAGATACAAACTTTGTAATTTTTTCTAAAAATGATTCAACTTCAATAGAGTTTGTTCAGAAACTAAGAATTTTAGGCTTTGAAAATGTAAATTATTTAAAAAATGGAGATAAAGGTTGGAATGAAATATTAATAAATTTTAGAGGAATAAAACTTTTTTCTATGTTTCATAGTTAAATATGTATTCCCAACTTAAAGTTGGGAATGAGTGCAAAATTCTTTGTAATTTTACCAATATAATTTTTAGTATCAGTATTTAACTTTTATAAATCTTTTGTTCTTCCTTGTATATTCGTGATACATGAATCAAACTAGCAAGTTTGATTAAAGGTTTTATCAAAAACTGTGCACTTCCAACTATAAAAAACCAAGTACCACTGTACATAAGTGACTCATATAAAAAGAAACAACTTCCAACTAAAAACCAAATTGCAATAAATAAATCATTTATAGCACCGAATACCTCATAACGACGCTGAAGTTCAATATGACGACTTCCTATATCTAAATCTAATTCATTATTTTTTTCATAAAAAATCATAAAGCTCCTTCAAATAATACCTACATAATATACATTATATGAAAAAACTCTAATAAAGAGGTAAGAGAAAAATTTAAACTAATGTTTTCTCTTCTTCCAAAGAAAGATAACGCCACTTACCAATTTCTAGATCAAGTTT
This portion of the Arcobacter nitrofigilis DSM 7299 genome encodes:
- a CDS encoding YrhK family protein, giving the protein MIFYEKNNELDLDIGSRHIELQRRYEVFGAINDLFIAIWFLVGSCFFLYESLMYSGTWFFIVGSAQFLIKPLIKLASLIHVSRIYKEEQKIYKS
- the pdxR gene encoding MocR-like pyridoxine biosynthesis transcription factor PdxR produces the protein MYIINQTMKTPLHIQLYEELKKDIIENYKVGDKLPSIRKLGSIYNLSRTTVENAYSQLVVEGYIESYPRKGYLVEDINVSTFKPKINLDNKKEKKETWIYDFNPIGLSKNTFPIKVWKRLFNKYIDEKTDLGAYPNGQGEENLRIEIAKYINKARGVNCNAHQIIIGCGFTNSMELLAKLLDEKYDTLSIENPGYIMAANTFKSHKYEIKKVSIDKQGIKIDELEKQDSRLVYVTPSHQYPTGVTMPISNRYKLLEWAEKNDGLIIEDDCDSELNYVNRPIPSLQGLDKSGRVVYIGTFSKSLSASLRISYMVLPEHLLDLYHNHYAKSFSTVPLMVQIILEKFMKEGHWERHFRRIRTMNRKKHKLMKSLLIKNLGSSMKIEAEGAGLSILINPTVNINIEKLKKLAKKEKIKLYFTKDTCGGDWDTIRMGFVIFNEDEMKVAVEQFSTIWYKAME